The following DNA comes from Plasmodium vivax chromosome 11, whole genome shotgun sequence.
AGGAGTTGAAACATTTTGAGGAATTCGAAATTGTTCTAAGGGGGGGCGtgaaagaggaggaggaggagttGGGTAGCGGAGAAGCTGAGGGACAGAAATTCTCCTGCGTGGTGGAGAACGCCGCACCGTTGAATGAGAAGCGGTTCGTATGCGATGAGGTGCTCAGTGAGAGAGGCAGAGAAGCGAGCGACAACAtaggggaaggagaagcgggCGACAACATAGGGGAAGGAGAAACGGGAGACAACATTGGGGAAGCCGAACAAGGCAACGTGTCCCACCTCTTCAACAAAACGAAGGAGGCGTACAAATCGTTGAACCTGGAGAAGCTGTTTCTGTCTAACAGTTTTAACAACCCCCTCCGgggtgaagggggggggtgcgAAAGGGAATGCGGCGGAAAGGAGGACAAACTTAGCTTAGTGAAAACTATCGAGAGGAAGTTGAAGGGCCAAAATTCCTTCGTCatggaaaatatatataacgcGTTTAGAGGCACCATAAACGATTTTATAGATGTGTACCTCCAGggggaagatgaagaagtgggtgagggaagaagcaaaagggcTGTGATGAGGAAGGATACCACGATTCGCAGCGTCGATCCTTTTCGACAGGGAGAAAGAGTTAACCTAAGGGATGAACatggtttgaaaaaaatgtatcagATGGACAGTGATGTCTTCCTttcggggggagaaaaagacaaaattgAAGTTAAGCAAAGTGGGTATGCGACGAAGAGGGAGGAGGATACGAATGTAAGGGACTACTTGAGCCAGtttggggggagcagcaacTCGGGTGGGAACAGAAACTCTTGGGGGGACCGCACATCGGGAGGGAAGACCACCTCTTGGGGAAACCCCACCCCGCGTGACAGCAAAAACAGCAAATGTTGCAAAATCAAACAGGGCGGGGCCAACCCGTTTGGGGAAGGCAATGTGGTGGCGGGAGCCGTGGCCTATCTCATGGGGGACACTTCCAGATTGGCGAGGGGGGGCCCATCCAAACAGGAGAGTCATCCTCTACACAGGGATATTGACAAACACAAGCAGGTGGAGGAGGCGTACAGCGCATACTACCCCGAGGGGGAATCATTTGAATACTCAAGCATTATTTCTGACTATTTGTATAACGGGAAGGGGTGGccggagagaaaaaaaaatgatggggGTACCCCTTCCAGTGGTCATAATGctgagaaggggaagcgggATGGCAAGACGTGTGAGTTACACCCCTCGATGGGTAGCCAAATGAATACCGTGCTGGACACGCAGGTGAACGACAGAAGCGTATTTGATATCTCCCCCATGACGCACAAGTACAAATACGCGTCGAACATCCTACTGAcgattaacaaaattaagaatgTCGAGCGGGTGGTAGAAATCAATTTGAACATTACAGATGTGCAGTTGAACGTTCCGGGCATGCGTGTTGAAAATGTCATATTGCCGCATAAATATGCCAGCGATTTGTTaaccataaaaataaagaccTTGAGTGGGGGATATGGGGGGACATACAGAGAGGCTATGCGCAGAGGGGAAACCATAGATGCCCATCAACCTGGGGAATGCAAAACGAACAGGGGAGAGACAAACGAAGAAAACGTCACAATTAAAAGCTACTTTGTTTTTATCCCTCTGAATAACATTAAGGAAGGAATTATAAACAAGAGACTTACCCTAATCAGCTCAAAACGAAAAGACGAATTTGAGAAGGAGGGGTTACTCCCGGATACTCTCTACACGATAGAATCCCAGGAGCTAAAttgtgaaaatgaaaaacatatgtacatttctctaaaaatttgcaaaaatgggattcATTTCTTCCCGTCTGTGGATCCCCATCGGGGGGACAACCTTAACGGAAATAACTCAACCAGTGAGAGCCTCACCAGGAGTGCATTCGAACCTGTGTACGTATGTCTCTACAACGATGAAGTTGATAAGGAGATTGGGAGTATAGTGAATGGGAGGGGGCTAGCCAACAAGGTGAGAATAAACAAGCTAGTTGCGAAGGGACATTACCTGGTTAACAATTTGCCCTTCCAATTTCACTTTAACCATTCGAATGTGCTCCTTTGTACCCATGGGGACATTACGGAGGAGGCGGATAGCCTCCTTAACCACATTGGCAAAGAATTCATTCGCGTGGAGAGCCTCCTCGATCTGTTCCCAACACGTATATTCCCCCCGCTGCAGGACGTCCTACATATGGACTCCATTGAAAGGAatgaatttttacaattaaaatttgttcttcaCTTTTTGGCCATCACGGAGATTATATGTCTCCATTTGTGCTCCCTCTTTGGTTTCCACGTGGATGTGCAGCCGCTCTTTCGGGACCACTTAACCGCAGTTAAAATGGACGATGGGACGGGGCAGGGGAACCGCTTCACCTTCCTCTACACCTCTTACGAGGAGGACGCGGAGCCCAGCGGCTACTTTCTGAACTACACCAAGCCGTTCGTTTTCCGCTTCCAGGGGGGTAGCAACTGGGGCAGTGCGGAGGGGAAAACCCGCCCACAATGGGACTACTGCTCTGACAATGCGGAGGGGAGACCCCCCACAGAGTGCGACGAAAACGACCTCTTCATCGTGGACTACGCGCGCAAGCAGGCCATATTCCTGCACAACGCGATAAAGCACCATGGGGACATTCGGGGTATACCAAAGTGCTACGACAGGAAGaggcgccttttttttacggcAGAcatgaggaagaagcaatttcaaatttattacatGGGGGTTTTGAGAAGGTACAAGTTGCTTCTTAGCAGGGGTGAATCCGCCCAATTGGGGAAGTTTTCCCAAGTGGCGATCCAGCCAGGGGGCAGTGAGCCGAATTCGCAGTGGGGCAGCCAGACGGAGTTCACTTGGAACGGGAACAACTCAACAGATGGGGGGTTAGGTGGTGGGTTAGGTGGCGGTTTGGATGGCCGTTTGGATGGCTGCTTAGATGGCGGCTCCCTCCGGGGGGACATCCCCCTCGGCGTTCCGCACCCGAGGGACCACTCTCCGTTTGTGAAAAGTGAGCCACCCAAACGGCAAGCTGCTTCAACTAGCAATGCACCGGTTTGTACAGACGGGATGGAAGACGAACAGGTTGGAGGCCACTTCGGGGGTACCAACTGGGAGGAGAGAGTAAGAGGAGAAAATCTACACAGAGGGAGGGTAGCCTTACGGGGGAAGCCCCCCAAAGTTGAAAACGCATACAGGAGAAACGTCACCGTAACGGGTCAGGCAAAGATGGCGGAAGAGAGAAGCTTTGCGGGGGGTAACAAAACGATTGGGGAGGAACAAAAGCTATCGATGAGAGGGGAAACTACCCCCCATGGTGAACTCCCCAACGAGAAGACGTCATTTTACAATTTGAGAGAATATAAGAATTATCATTTCCATGGGGACCAAGCTGGTCAGGTAACgtgtaaaaatgggaactcACTGGAAAACTTGGACCGAGGGAGGGACAGCCATGAAGAGATTAACACAAATGGATGGCATGTGAAtacaaaggggaaggaatcCCCTGTTGGGGAACTGCCTCGTCTTCCTGATGGTGAGATCGATTACTACAACATGCATAGAGAGGATGTCCCCTTCAGTCTGGAGAGTGTCCAGTGGGACTTTAATGATGACGACTTCTACCCGGGTGAGGATCCTCTACATGCGGGTTGTTCAAATGGGTACGGCAGCAGGGGGGGTGACGGCCAGACGGTCTCCATCGcggggggcagcaaaagaCTTGGCGAGCGCTGCGCCGATCTGTTGGCCCTGGGGGGAAATGCGCGCCTGCCCGGGGCGGCGGACCAGGACTGGGCCCCGTCAAAGCTCTCCGCATCCAAAGTGTGCAACGATCACACGGACCACGCAGCAAAGCATTGCAAGCTGGTCAGGCGAAGTGATAATGACGGGTAgacaagggggggggagcgcctCGGGCATCACGGTTACGTTATTGCTGTGCGGGGAAGGAGAGTGAGGCAGTTACCCGGGCTTACACCATTTGGGGTGAAACCAGCCGAATGGCTACTTgaacagaacaaaaaaaaaaaaaaaaaaaaaaaaaaaaacataataaaatagtcACTAAGATGGTAACCAAAATGTTAATCATTAAAATGGCACACTTGCGCGGAAGGAAGAATATCgggtggtaaaaaaaaaaggaaaacatcaAATGGGGATTTCTCAGGAGGACGCCACCTGACGAGCATATTGCAATGCACAACGTGTGTTAGCTCAGTGGAGAAAGCGTGCCCCTTTGTGAACTCCTCTGAGGGGGGGACACAAAACTGGTTGGTCAtctgggggggaagaagtgcctCCCTCATTGTGGGCATTGAGTAAGCCCCGTTTCTCTGTGCGCACGCTGCTTCAATAGGGCAGCCACGACCATGCGCGTGTGCCTTCCCCGTTTTATAAGCAGCGTTGCTCGTTTGTGCTTCCCCTCACcgtgttgcattttttctttacctaTCTGtactccccatttttttttttttttttttccacccttCTCACTGTGATGTGTCTAGCTGGTTAGGGATTTATGGGATACATTTGGGAGGGAAGCAGATGTTCCTTGTCCGAGCCACTCCCACATTAGCAGAGCGAGTTGACGGGGCTACAGCTCCTCTTGCTTGTCCAAATACAAGTAGGTGTAAATATAGAGGTAAAAAAGAATCATATGGATTAGAATGAGGCAGATTAACAACTTGATTAAACTCCTTTTGTGTTTCTTCGAGATGTATCGTCTCCACTCATTTGTCCTTTTCCAGGTGAGGCGTAGTAGTCGCCAGATGGTGGTCTCCGTTCGGTCGTCCCCATGGTGCGCGCGTTCGCCCGCTCCGTCGttccttggggggggaaTATGAGGTGTGTGAACAGAAGCGTTAACTGATGTGTTAACGGACGCGTTAACCGATATGTTAATGGACGAATGAACCGACATGTTAACTGATGTGTTAACCGACGTGCTAACTGACGTGTTAACCGACGTGCTAACTGACGTGTTAACCGACGTGCTAACTGACGTGTTAACCGACGTGCTAACTGCTGTGTACCCCCCATTCGCAGCTGCATTTCCCCCGCGCCCCTCACCTTCGGGCCAGGTGCACATACAGGGTGAAGCCCCGGTTGAGGCGGAAGAACGGCTTggcgaaaaagaggaagtgcACTGGGTCCTCCGTGTCAAAGTAAATCTGGTGGTTCTCGCACTCTACGTTGATGAAGCAGTTTTCCCTCAGGTTGGTGGctgaaaggggggggaaaaaaaatacacacacgtCCATTTGGCGATGGTGACATTCACAAGCTGAGGGGTAGTCGTCCTCTCCCCTACACATTTAACTAATTGGAGACTTCCAACGCGCTGCTGTTATGGCCTCATCCCGGCTgcctcattttttccactttaaAAAGCCAACTGGTGGGTAAATCTCCCCGTGCATCTTTCCGCCTTACTGCTAAGCAGGTTGTACCCTGCCTTGAGACTTTTCTTGGAACTACAGCCGTACTCGCAGAAGTGAAATTCCTCTTGGCAGTAGTATCGCCAGGAACAGGACAGCTTGTTCAGCTCGCTCGagtcattttccttttgaagGAAAGCTACATAAACCATTTGGTAACATGTGCACCTCACAAGGAGGTGGAGCAGGATGATTAGGGTGCCCAGCCATACatggtgcatttttttttttggacaaCACGAAGGGAAACCAGTTTGGAAGTGCTCCCACGATTAGAAGAGAGCACGTCGGAAGGGGCGGCTCGAATGGCTTGCTGCGCTTTCCCTCGGCGTCACCATGAAGCAAGTCCCATTTCGGCTACTGCGCAGCGTAGAGACAGGGGCAATTGGGGCgcaattttgtgcaaattttgcGTAAACTTCTTTTATGTATCAAGAGAGAGcagtaaaaaaggagagagaCATAAACATTTGGggatcgaaaaaaaaggactttACATTTTCCGTTGAAGAGGTTTATACGATTCtatgtgttatttttttttattttttttcctaacaGGAAAGGgaacccttttttgtgctgatgttttttttttttttttttttatcactagTGGGGAATAGCAAAGTGGACATTTGCCGGCCAGTATGCGGCTTCTCCGCACCGTTTTTCtgcacctttttttggccGCTAATGCACCGCTCctcagggggaggggagatACAGGGGTCGCTCCGCAGCGTTACCAAGTTTGGCGCCTACTGCGGGCGAGATGGGCTTTGTGCCGACCGGATTGCGCTGCTTATAGCGCGGCACGCACCGCAGAGTGTAGGCATATGCGTGTACCGCTCAGCGTATTTATATGCGTTTGCCGCTCATTGTATTTGAGTGTACCTCTGCATGTATGCACGCGTGTACATGCCATGCGCGTTCGCGGCACCTGAATTAAACGAGTTAATTTCGCGCGTTCGACGTGAGTGGCTGGAAAGCTTCCATTTCGAGCATTTTTCCCCACGCGGTTGACTTCCTCCGTGTGGGTTGACTGTTGCCCTCCACTGGGTTGATTCCTGCGCCcagtttcttcccccccgcggagaAATTCCCTCCCAAGAAGCGCCATTGGAGCGGAACTTTTTCCCAACGGGAGAGGCAACAAAGAGGAAAGCCACGCTTGAGCGTAAGGCTTGAAAAGGAACCGTATCCCCGCGCGGGTGTGAATTGCTTGCCAACCGGTTTGTCGTGACCATCAGGGGAGGGGCACAGCTGGCCAGTAAGGGCGCCCATCAAAATTTGTTTGCCGctcattaaaatttgttgGCTGCTCATCGAGATTGCTTCGCCACTCGTCAATATTTCCTCGCTGCCCCCCCGCGGCGCAGTCAAAATGGCGGACGGCAACCCCGCTGATGGCTGCTCCCCCGCGGTGAAGggcgaggagggggaggtgGGGAAGAGCCTACCCAGTGCGAAGCAGCCGAACAAGGGAAGCAAGGCCTCATTTGACATATTTTCGTACCTACATAGGGTGTATGCAAAGTACGGGCTGTATGAAGAGGACCTGGAGAGGTTCCTCCTGTACgtgaaaagaaggagagccAAGTTAAAGGGGAAGGttttatgcaaaatgaaaaaagtgggaaataaatacataacgAGGCTGTACGAAACGGATAATGTGGATGAGAAGTACCTAGAGTTGTTGCTACTAGATGTGGAGGCATGCCGATGTAGgtatatcaaaataaaaacggatgtaaataatttgaaaataccATACAGATCTACGTATTGTTACTTGAGGAGAGTGAAGAGAGCCATGGGTAAAGTGAAATTTATGAGTCACTCCGTTGAAGCCGCTGTGGATAAGAACACAGACCTGCAGATGAAGTGCTACAATGCGTACGTCCAAACAGCGTACCTCttggaagggaagaaattTGAGGAGGGCTTATCAAAAGTGGGGGAGTTTACCAAGCTGGTGAAGCTGGTCAAAAGGGCCATGCTGAATGAAATCGTGGAGGGGACGCGCTACACcggggaaggcaaaaaagacggagaggaagaaaaaggtggCTCACCTGTTGCTTCGCCATCGGAAGAACGCAGACAAAGCCGTGCCAGCCAACATACCCAAAATGAACTTACAGAAAACACCCTCATGAATAGCAAAGGGAATCTACTCATCGAAGCGGAACGCCGCATTGACGAAACGTTCGACTACTTCCTCTCCGTTATTCACTCATACGAACGTATCTGCCtgtacaatttgaaaaaaaacaaattaagcAGCTTCGATGAGAAGCTACACGACGAAGAGGTACCCCtaagggagaggaaaaaaaaaacatccatCACGGAAATGACGGACGAGAGCAAGGACATATCAACTTATAAAAAACTTGAAATTTATATGATCGAAAATACTGTGCAGATTAAAATTGAATACAGTACGTATGAACTGAAGGGGAACGGAGACTCCCTCCAGGGGGACTACTCCAGTttgctaaaaataaaaaatgccctAGATAacgtgaaaaatgtaattccCATGGAGGAAATTGCAAAGCTGAATGAAAATTTCAATTTGAGAGAAGTCACATCGTGTGTGAATAAAGAGGAGtttccactttttaaatttttaaattcttatGAAGCCAATTTTATTGTGCATAATTATGGTCAGGCATTTGCAAAATACTACGAATGTCTGACCATCATTCATGAGCAGTTAATCAAATCAACtggggggaataaaaaggCATCTGCGAGTGGTACTCATCTGAGTAGGGGAAACCTTCTACATGAAGACCACCAAATGATGGAGAAAATTTGGAACCACATAGAACAGTACCTCTCTTGTGAAAAGTTATACGCAGACACAGAACGTACCCTCCTTGTGCTGatgaagtttttattttccatatactcagctagccatttgaAAAACTTCCCActtggaaataaaaaaaattttggagaCATCATCGAAGAAATGCCCCTGCTGCACACAGGAATTCGATACGCAGATATTTTGAAGCAGAACGTAGACGAATTGAACAAGTTAAAACATAATgacgaaatttttattaacattttacagattattaaaaatgtcaaaTCTTTTTGCCTCGCTTGTCACTATGCAGTGGCTGGGAAAAATGCGGAAGCTCACGTACTCTTCGATTTAGTGAAAACGAGAAATTATGTGTACACGAAAATGCAACAAATGCAGATGATTCATAATGAAGCGTTGCTGCGAATTGCCATCCTCTTCAACCGACTGCAGGACGTCATTTCGCTGGTCAATGAGAAATATTACTTCCGCCATTTGTCCATCTACGCTTTGCAGGTGAAAACCAAGTGCGTGCCGTCCAAtcagaaattattttctgtagacaattccttttttgagcAGAAAATGACCCAAATGTGCATGGACCCGCTGCGCATCGACATGATGCAGTTGTGCCGCGACTCCGTTTTGCTCAACCCGGACGCTcacaaggaggaggagaagtccTCCGGGATTAGGGGCCTGCTCCGCTCCTTCTGGAAGTAGTAGCGAGGGGTTCTCCGTGGGAAGGACCCATCTCACGTGCGAACAGGATTACTGTTTTTACGCCCTCTATGGGCATGCGTTTCACCCCTCCCCTTCTTCACAGTGCATGCCTCTGCTCTGCAttgatttttcccctctttttctgGACCTTCCTTTCGAACGGAACGGCCACTTCCAGGGGtacttttttcccccacgtaGACATCACCACATTgaggatgcaaaaaaaaagaactttaCCTGGAAAATGCACCCAGTTGTACAATCGACCTTAGGGGGCACCCGTGCCACCTTCTTAATCCGCTCGTGTAAAGGCCACGCGCAGACCACCTAATAGTTCCACCGTCTTATTGGCCAGGTGGGCTAAACTCAGTTGGTGGGAAGGGgattcacaattttgttttttaaaaagggggaaaaattgaaacatgTTCGTGAAGCTGGTCATGCGTGTGGAATAGCCATACGTGTAGTGGAGTCATTCGTGTAGGACAGCCATGCGTCCAGTTTGCACTTTTACACGTGGGGAATTTAAACAGACAGAACACAGATGGCGCAGGAGGCGTGATCCATATGTAGGTGCACAGGTAAACTTGGGCAAGTGTTAAAAAGCGGGGACAGGAGGGCTCGtgggaaggggcaaaaataataaaaaaaaaaaaaaaaaaaaaaagtacttcACGTGGGAAGCGGCATGTGGTGCGTACATACACAAGGGCATGTACCTACACGCGCACGCACCCAGTTTGGATCTTCTTCTCATGCGCTCGGCCGCTAGGCGGTTGAGCAGTCAAGCAGTAAAGCGGTTTAGCCGCTAGCTGCTAACCACTAACCGCTAACCGCTCAACTCCATGATGGACTCCACCAAATCGTTGTTGTTCTTCTTGAGCACTTCAATGGCTCTTTCGCGCGTGCACTTCGTCTGAGACATAATTAACTCAATGTCGTCCATCGAAACGTCTCCCGCTTTTCCTGCAAGTGTGTGGGGGGCGCGCCGTGAGCATGGGGTGCATACGTGCGTGCCACATCGCAGCATATGAGTGGCGTAAATCGCAGCAAATGAGCGGcgttttctttccttttggaGGGCACAAAATGTGGCTTACCTTCGTCTAAGTCCTGAACTTTTTCGTTCGCTTTTTCAGGGGCCTCGAAATTTACCTCCTGCTCGTCCATCATTTCACCGTCCTTCGGGAGGCTATCTGGCAGGAGACCtgttgggggggagaaaaaaaaaaaaaaaaaaaaaaagcaatgaatgaatgaagGAGGGTAAATATACTGGGTATATGGTCTTCCTACACCTCCTCTGCAAGGAGGTTGTGCAATTTGTCCTGCTCCCCAGATGGGGCGACAAACAGCACGGCGGCTCCCCATCGTGACGACACTGTTGAGTGCGCACGAGGTAGGAGCGAACCAGTGGGGCAATAAATACGTACGCACGTATgcaaaaggataaaaaaaaaaaaaaaaaacgctcaaaagtgtgcacataatcatatgcatataatgcTCTCTCACGCTCGCCTCTGCTCGCGCATTACTGTTGATCGAGTTGGTGATGTCATCCGTCTTGGCGTCTCCAAAAATGACGTACGATTCGGTGCCCTCGACTTTGTACACCTCCACATTGGATACGGcgaaaatcattttttgcgacttttttataatgacTTTGTGCACATTGGGGACTGCCTTTAAGCCAAGCTTGACGAGCATCTTCCTGGcccttctttcccccttgcTCATCTTTGTCCTGTTTGGTGggtttaaaatgtttttattttcgtcaTTTTCTTCACAGGAGGAGCTCGATGAAATTTCATCTTTGGAGTTTACTCTATCGTCATGCATTTTGCTTCGTTGAAACTTCCTTCTATATGTGTATGCCTTGTGAAGGCGGCAGAGTGGGTGCGTAGCTTTAGAGGGGGGGGTTTTATTATACAGCGTCAAGCGTGCAGTGCAGCTGTTCGCTTTTATATGAGGCTACTTATTCGCAACTGTGCCTACTAGCTACCCAACTATTCGTAACTTGCGGGAGGGGTACGAACTGTCAGCGTTGTGGTTAAATAATCCTGTGGCTATTGGGGGGGGGACAAACATGTAAAAGaggcaaaattaaaaaaaggggaaaaaaaaaagtatacaaGGTATGCAGAAGGTATGCAGAAGGTATGCAGAAGGTATGCAGCAGGTATACAAATGCTATACAAATGCTATGCAAATGCCGCACAAAACAATATACACGAACTGGCACATGCAGTGTGGTCCCTTCTGCTAAATAAacttaattatttttgcaaGGTTGTTgttggagggggggagagttTACCATATGTAGAAACGTAAACAAAGAACAAGCGGTGGCGGAGTACTCAAATTCtcaaaagtaaaaaggcTGTGGTTCGTGCAGGCCAATCACTGTATTGAATGTACGGATGGATTGACGCAGAGATGCGTGGCAAGTAACCTACCTACtacgtacgtatatatatgtacacgtatACATGGTACGGctgtgtttattttatttatgcatacatacatacatacatacaagctgctgcgttttttgtttcctttggGTTTTTATTCTTAAACTGCTCaagatgaaaattttaaatgctGCCCTGTggatttgtttttattccGAGCGCGCTGGTTAATCGctggggaggcaaaaaagggtatCGCGAACGCGTGTTGGCCTGCAATCACGCTGGAACGGATTCGCGTTGAAATCGCGCTGGAAGTGTATTGCAGTGCAGTGCGAACGTGGTGGAAGGAGTATATTACATGCGGATTCTCGCGCGTAGGCATGCGTTAAAACGGGCGCGTTGACATACACGCCAGGCGTAGTGCACGACTTggtaaaaaatacatatttcaCTAGTAAACACGCCGGCCGCGTTCGACCCACATCTCCTCTCACCTTCAgctaaattttttgcagTTCGCAAAAGGTATGTACAATTCATATTGTAAAGAAAATTGCAACGTGTACCACCCATGCGTATGTATTGTATGTGCGTGTCGGCGAACAGTTTATGCAAGTCGTTTTACGAAAATGCATTGcagccacttttttttttttttccgtatgCGTTTtataggagaaaaaaaaagaaaaaaaaaaattcagagGGCGGTGCAGCTGCCTGCCCCCAACTTAGCAACTATGCGTACAGAGGTGGAAAGCTGTaacaaatgataataaaaactGCATTTTTAACCCTCTAAAAGGAGTGTAAATCCGCGCGAGAACGAAGCAGGAATGATGTATTGCCCGGAAAGGTTTCAAAGTGTCGAATTTGTCAGCAGTTTGGGGTAAATTCCCGCGTGCAATTTATTGCATTACGTACGcacgtgtatatatgtatgtatgtactaatacatatatgcacagaACATTTATACGCACAAAACATTTATGtgatgcttccccccccgtcgTTGTTGCAACATtgccatcttttttttttaaatgactgGCCAATTTTTACATGAACAATCAGgcgattttttatttacaacaCAACTGTTATTTTGCGTAGTATTATGTAAGTTTTTGGTTGGGGAGCACATTTcactcctcccttttttgcataatGTTCATGTGGTAGTACCCTACCTGcattgttcctttttcttctcgcATATTAATGATTCACgaattggaaaaaaggaaaaaaatggggatcCCATTTTGTGACCGGTGTTGCCATTTTAAAGgttgtgcatatttttcaaaaggtcGAAAATGGCCTACACGTTTGTGCGAATATGTGGGGGAATGTTgcacatttaatttttgcctgaacgggaggaagaaaaaaaaaaaaaaaaaaaaaactcatttTAGCTAGTCGTTCAACCTACCACTACAATCAGATTTGGCGAACGCCATCCTACTTCGCATTTCGTGGCGGGCCCACTTCGCCTAACAGAGTTACACATAAATTGGGGGTGACTGGATTGCCCctccaaaaaatgtaactctCCAAAGTGacacttttccttttatttgcAATATTACCATTGCGGTTTCTACCCCATTACGGTTTTTATGGAGAGCGTgtgtttttacatttcaaaACGAACACTTTtaaagcttaaaaaaaagttgtgtgtgtgttttgcGAAAAGGAGTCAACGAACAAAATGTTATGCGATTATCGCTCGTGTGGCTCACAGGCGGCCTACCACGTGAAGGTAGGAGTGTACGACAGGGTGGGCGTAGCCAGAGTTGAGCGACTCTCTTGCACATTTCACATATGCAGGAGcatttctcaaaaaaaaaaaaaaaaaggagttccATTCGTCTACGTCAGCTAAATGTTGGCATACTGCAAGTTTTCCCagaagtttttttcctccagttTTTTCTCACTATCGG
Coding sequences within:
- a CDS encoding hypothetical protein, conserved (encoded by transcript PVX_114220A), which codes for MRKRGKNAKKGGPKIASLGTPNGATHATPANGANPHDNIPGVNFSRVKSSYLEGALKLTNAESVKQKLKRKNDELRGMVRGGDIPVVPCLDSVLSVQSIPSDHERGGEDTKELKHFEEFEIVLRGGVKEEEEELGSGEAEGQKFSCVVENAAPLNEKRFVCDEVLSERGREASDNIGEGEAGDNIGEGETGDNIGEAEQGNVSHLFNKTKEAYKSLNLEKLFLSNSFNNPLRGEGGGCERECGGKEDKLSLVKTIERKLKGQNSFVMENIYNAFRGTINDFIDVYLQGEDEEVGEGRSKRAVMRKDTTIRSVDPFRQGERVNLRDEHGLKKMYQMDSDVFLSGGEKDKIEVKQSGYATKREEDTNVRDYLSQFGGSSNSGGNRNSWGDRTSGGKTTSWGNPTPRDSKNSKCCKIKQGGANPFGEGNVVAGAVAYLMGDTSRLARGGPSKQESHPLHRDIDKHKQVEEAYSAYYPEGESFEYSSIISDYLYNGKGWPERKKNDGGTPSSGHNAEKGKRDGKTCELHPSMGSQMNTVLDTQVNDRSVFDISPMTHKYKYASNILLTINKIKNVERVVEINLNITDVQLNVPGMRVENVILPHKYASDLLTIKIKTLSGGYGGTYREAMRRGETIDAHQPGECKTNRGETNEENVTIKSYFVFIPLNNIKEGIINKRLTLISSKRKDEFEKEGLLPDTLYTIESQELNCENEKHMYISLKICKNGIHFFPSVDPHRGDNLNGNNSTSESLTRSAFEPVYVCLYNDEVDKEIGSIVNGRGLANKVRINKLVAKGHYLVNNLPFQFHFNHSNVLLCTHGDITEEADSLLNHIGKEFIRVESLLDLFPTRIFPPLQDVLHMDSIERNEFLQLKFVLHFLAITEIICLHLCSLFGFHVDVQPLFRDHLTAVKMDDGTGQGNRFTFLYTSYEEDAEPSGYFLNYTKPFVFRFQGGSNWGSAEGKTRPQWDYCSDNAEGRPPTECDENDLFIVDYARKQAIFLHNAIKHHGDIRGIPKCYDRKRRLFFTADMRKKQFQIYYMGVLRRYKLLLSRGESAQLGKFSQVAIQPGGSEPNSQWGSQTEFTWNGNNSTDGGLGGGLGGGLDGRLDGCLDGGSLRGDIPLGVPHPRDHSPFVKSEPPKRQAASTSNAPVCTDGMEDEQVGGHFGGTNWEERVRGENLHRGRVALRGKPPKVENAYRRNVTVTGQAKMAEERSFAGGNKTIGEEQKLSMRGETTPHGELPNEKTSFYNLREYKNYHFHGDQAGQVTCKNGNSLENLDRGRDSHEEINTNGWHVNTKGKESPVGELPRLPDGEIDYYNMHREDVPFSLESVQWDFNDDDFYPGEDPLHAGCSNGYGSRGGDGQTVSIAGGSKRLGERCADLLALGGNARLPGAADQDWAPSKLSASKVCNDHTDHAAKHCKLVRRSDNDG
- a CDS encoding hypothetical protein, conserved (encoded by transcript PVX_114215A), translated to MVYVAFLQKENDSSELNKLSCSWRYYCQEEFHFCEYGCSSKKSLKAGYNLLSTTNLRENCFINVECENHQIYFDTEDPVHFLFFAKPFFRLNRGFTLYVHLARRNDGAGERAHHGDDRTETTIWRLLRLTWKRTNEWRRYISKKHKRSLIKLLICLILIHMILFYLYIYTYLYLDKQEEL
- a CDS encoding hypothetical protein, conserved (encoded by transcript PVX_114210A); this encodes MADGNPADGCSPAVKGEEGEVGKSLPSAKQPNKGSKASFDIFSYLHRVYAKYGLYEEDLERFLLYVKRRRAKLKGKVLCKMKKVGNKYITRLYETDNVDEKYLELLLLDVEACRCRYIKIKTDVNNLKIPYRSTYCYLRRVKRAMGKVKFMSHSVEAAVDKNTDLQMKCYNAYVQTAYLLEGKKFEEGLSKVGEFTKLVKLVKRAMLNEIVEGTRYTGEGKKDGEEEKGGSPVASPSEERRQSRASQHTQNELTENTLMNSKGNLLIEAERRIDETFDYFLSVIHSYERICLYNLKKNKLSSFDEKLHDEEVPLRERKKKTSITEMTDESKDISTYKKLEIYMIENTVQIKIEYSTYELKGNGDSLQGDYSSLLKIKNALDNVKNVIPMEEIAKLNENFNLREVTSCVNKEEFPLFKFLNSYEANFIVHNYGQAFAKYYECLTIIHEQLIKSTGGNKKASASGTHLSRGNLLHEDHQMMEKIWNHIEQYLSCEKLYADTERTLLVLMKFLFSIYSASHLKNFPLGNKKNFGDIIEEMPLLHTGIRYADILKQNVDELNKLKHNDEIFINILQIIKNVKSFCLACHYAVAGKNAEAHVLFDLVKTRNYVYTKMQQMQMIHNEALLRIAILFNRLQDVISLVNEKYYFRHLSIYALQVKTKCVPSNQKLFSVDNSFFEQKMTQMCMDPLRIDMMQLCRDSVLLNPDAHKEEEKSSGIRGLLRSFWK